The following are encoded together in the Tribolium castaneum strain GA2 chromosome 3, icTriCast1.1, whole genome shotgun sequence genome:
- the LOC100142181 gene encoding neprilysin-2, producing the protein MLEQIQPGFQPFYIKNERNYGEMTESPGEGEKAPQDCWTLMTTAEKVLLFLLILALVGIVALASFIIVHFLSEEVCESEECISASFKLLNSIDLSEDPCNDFEKFLCGNYIPISDEKKANLVTAPLSDRDSGPITTLKTFYQSCINSSAIDEDNENTLATIISNIGGWPILMGHTWDEDSFNWQKFMVKVRPLGLKSDWLLHFDYHEDESGINQLLLRPPRIKATSYQFKTDFYQECIINLADRFEANDLALNQLKQMIEFEDRLLQISYLGQDENYTKVSVGRLNEIWPENSLVEILNDLARGYSVFVNSTPIYLDSENYLYELHQLLVSTPKRTQANYFIWSIIETFLPFSSEEIRKIYGKYLKLESREDHCHSETIKRFYSIIKSEEVSKYKHSQTVPLLNLIANLVYESFNETDSEISVIIEGPEGENSGVTDLTFTSDKLPKMITEVQFRIDNEFYKCLHKNPSFCVRENYYEAPREFEPMFDTSDNTFYVPYSLVYSDWFKKNQPNYINFARMGRIIGDQILQAVEDETNTTLSESGINLAYEGYIQWFQKNGMEPKLPALNFTMKQLFWLYSSLGYCSEEEESGKIEEAVDSLYFKEDFHCI; encoded by the exons ATGTTGGAACAAATCCAACCTGGTTTTCAGccgttctacataaaaaacgAACGAAATTACGGCGAAATGACCGAAAG TCCTGGAGAAGGTGAGAAAGCACCGCAAGATTGCTGGACTTTAATGACAACAGCTGAAAAAGTCTTGCTCTTTTTACTCATCTTAGCACTGGTTGGAATTGTCGCTTTGGCGAGTTTTATCATTGTGCACTTTCTTAGCG AGGAAGTGTGTGAAAGTGAAGAGTGCATTTCTGCGTCGTTTAAACTTTTGAACAGTATTGATCTTAGTGAGGATCCATGtaatgattttgaaaaattcctttGCGGCAATTACATTCCAATCAGTGAcgagaaaaaagcaaatttagtcaCTGCTCCTTTGAGTGATCGAGATAGCGGACCAATTACTACACTTAAAACTTTTTACCAAAGTTGCATTAACAGTTCTGCTATTGATGAGGACAATGAAAACACCCTTGCTACCATCATTTCAAATATTGGTGGATGGCCGATTCTGATGGGCCACACCTGGGATGAAGACTCTTTCAACTGGCAGAAATTCATGGTGAAAGTCCGCCCGTTGGGACTCAAATCTGACTGGTTGTTACATTTCGATTACCACGAGGACGAAAGTGGTATAAATCAATTATTG CTGAGACCACCGCGAATCAAAGCAACGTCTTATCAATTCAAGACTGATTTTTACCAGGAATGTATTATAAATCTCGCTGATAGGTTTGAAGCAAATGATTTGGCTTTAAATCAGCTCAAACAAATGATCGAGTTTGAAGACAGATTACTGCAG ATAAGTTACTTAGGCCAAGATGAAAACTACACGAAGGTTTCAGTCGGGAGACTGAATGAAATATGGCCGGAAAATTCACTTGTTGAAATCTTGAACGACTTAGCTCGCGGCTACTCAGTTTTTGTTAACTCGACCCCAATTTATTTAGACTCGGAGAACTACCTTTACGAGTTACATCAATTACTAGTTTCAACAccgaaaag AACGCAAGCTAATTACTTCATTTGGAGTATTATTGAGACGTTTTTGCCTTTTTCCTCGGaggaaattagaaaaatttacgGCAAGTATTTGAAGCTAGAAAGTCGGGAGGACCATTGTCACAGTGAGACAATAAAGAG attttacAGTATCATCAAAAGTGAAGAAGTGAGTAAATACAAACATTCACAGACTGTGCCCTTACTTAACTTAATCGCAAACCTGGTCTATGAAAGTTTTAACGAAACTGATTCAGAAATTAGTGTCATAATCGAAGGCCCTGAGGGCGAAAATTCAGGTGTCACTGAT CTAACTTTTACTTCCGATAAGTTACCCAAAATGATAACCGAAGTCCAGTTTCGCATCGACAATGAATTTTATAAGTGTTTGCATAAAAATCCTTCGTTTTGCGtcagagaaaattattatgaaGCACCACGAGAGTTTGAGCCCATGTTTGATACTTCTGACAAcacttttt atGTTCCCTACAGCCTGGTTTATAGTGACtggttcaaaaaaaatcaaccgAATTACATAAACTTTGCTCGAATGGGCAGAATAATCGGCGATCAGATTCTTCAAGCTGTAGAAGACGAAACTAATACGACTCTTTCCGAATCTGGAATAAATCTGGCGTACGAAGGCTATATCCAGTGGTTTCAAAAAAACGGAATGGAGCCAAAACTACCAGCCTTGAATTTTACAATGAAACAGTTGTTTTGGTTGTATTCGAGTTTGGGCTATTGTTCAGAGGAGGAAGAATCGGGCAAAATTGAAGAAGCCGTCGATTCGTTGTATTTCAAAGAAGATTTCCATTGCATTTAA
- the LOC103313651 gene encoding neprilysin-2-like, with translation MVTVCFKQKSTLIKCLIFLVSVLIMILVGLAIVLVKRNEDHHVCKSDHCIKLSAELLRSLDQSRHPCDDFYAFTCGGLSRNRKEIPPASTKEVLNFMVGEMVQSTDSKPFIMEKSFYLACSNLAGIELDDDEWLLDQFFSLGDWPVLRGSNWDGSYFEWTEIVKKSRRLGMKIDWFVDFSIYEDVNDTRVNVLKIDIPALTQLKESEVFPRQKLLTKIAVTLGAPEKLAHYETGRTIEFEKELRMLAHVYRSRKTHMNANTLPKIPISEVQKLCPHISWLDLINAVTGVNMQETDVVIFDEMVDYIKDLNKLIYGTPKRIVADYMMWKVVEENWQFLTQPVRQKFEEYYEEQHQIQPELDRQKFCINASRKQFPLIVESEYIRRHVTLQKRQLVKEMLINIQRNYRRLLHSATWMNRKRRELALGKLDELKFLIGGPREVFDEFGFAEDLGLYEFVFKSTNIIDMLNQRKLRFYDHYFSSVNKAVTNRTQKFYEKVININRFTVINDDTLVIPAALLKDNFYDPNLPNNFNYATLGKSLAHKIFEHIFERNNVTIIDEETQNYNTWWISDGFDQAVKCLIHEASDFHNPELKRQKKMRELLAHFVSTEVAYESFKELLTYRQDSPQSKLQSLQYTPEQLFWIHTSKLHCNKIYSKYDRDYSRFKIIAPLRNSRNFARDYNCQMGSKMYSKKTCRIL, from the exons ATGGTCACAGtttgtttcaaacaaaaaagcaCTTTGATCAAGTGCTTAATTTTCCTAGTGTCCGTCCTTATCATGATTTTAGTCGGATTGGCTATAGTTTTGGTGAAGCGCAACGAAG ATCACCACGTGTGCAAGTCGGATCACTGCATCAAACTTTCGGCCGAACTTTTACGCTCCTTGGACCAGTCCAGACACCCCTGTGATGACTTCTACGCTTTCACATGCGGAGGACTTTCGCGAAATCGTAAGGAAATTCCTCCGGCTTCAACGAAAGAAGTGCTGAATTTTATGGTGGGAGAAATGGTCCAAAGCACCGACTCGAAGCCTTTCATTATGgaaaaatcgttttatttaGCTTGTAGTAACTTGGCTGGGATTGAGTTGGACGACGACGAGTGGTTGCTGGACCAATTTTTTAGTCTGGGAGATTGGCCGGTTCTGCGTGGGTCTAACTGGGACGGTTCGTACTTCGAGTGGACGGAAATCGTCAAAAAGAGTCGCAGATTAGGCATGAAAATCGACTGGTTTGTAGATTTTAGTATCTATGAGGACGTTAACGACACGAGAGTCAATGTCTTGAAG ATTGATATACCAGCTCTGACGCAGCTCAAAGAATCGGAAGTTTTCCCCAGACAGAAACTGCTCACCAAAATTGCGGTCACTTTGGGCGCCCCGGAAAAACTCGCTCATTATGAAACGGGGAGAACCATCGAGTTTGAAAAGGAATTGAGAATG CTTGCACATGTATACAGAAGCAGGAAAACACATATGAACGCAAATACTCTCCCGAAAATCCCAATCAGTGAAGTCCAGAAGCTTTGCCCCCACATTTCCTGGCTGGACTTGATCAATGCTGTGACCGGAGTCAACATGCAGGAAACCGACGTTgtgatttttgacgaaatggTCGACTACATCAAAGACTTGAACAAATTGATTTACGGGACTCCAAAGAG gatTGTTGCGGACTACATGATGTGGAAAGTGGTCGAAGAAAACTGGCAGTTTCTCACGCAACCGGTCCGCCAGAAGTTCGAAGAATACTACGAAGAACAGCACCAGATCCAACCGGAACTTGACCGTCAAAAGTTTTGCATAAATGCTAGTAGAAAACA GTTTCCATTGATTGTCGAGTCCGAGTATATTCGTCGTCATGTGACCCTCCAAAAAAGACAATTAGTCAAGgaaatgttaattaatattCAGCGCAACTACCGGCGATTATTACATTCCGCCACTTGGATGAACCGAAAACGGAGAGAATTGGCGTTGGGGAAATTAGACGAGCTGAAGTTTCTAATCGGAGGACCGCGGGAGGTTTTCGACGAATTTGGGTTCGCTGAGGATCTAGGTCTCTATGAG TTTGTTTTCAAATCAACCAACATCATTGATATGCTCAACCAGAGAAAACTCCGATTCTACGACCACTATTTCAGTTCGGTTAACAAGGCCGTTACGAACCGGACGCAGAAATTCTACGAGAAAGTTATCAATATAAATAGATTTACGGTAATAAATGACGACACACTAG TAATACCAGCCGCGTTATTAAAGGACAACTTTTACGACCCGAACCTTCCGAATAATTTCAATTACGCCACATTGGGGAAGTCGCTAGCCCACAAAATATTCGAGCATATTTTCGAGCGCAATAATGTGACCATTATTGACGAGGAGACGCAGAATTATAACACGTGGTGGATTTCGGACGGGTTTGATCAAGCCGTCAAATGCCTGATTCACGAAGCCTCGGATTTCCACAATCCGGAA TTAAAGAGGCAGAAAAAAATGCGTGAATTATTGGCACATTTTGTCTCAACTGAGGTCGCGTACGAGTCGTTCAAGGAACTACTGACGTATCGACAAGATTCTCCACAATCCAAGCTGCAATCTTTGCAATACACTCCCGAACAATTATTCTGGATACACACGAGTAAATTACACTGTAACAAAATTTACTCCAAATACGACCGAGACTACTcacgttttaaaattatcgCTCCGTTGAGGAATTCTCGTAATTTTGCTCGAGACTACAACTGCCAGATGGGCTCTAAAATGTATTCGAAGAAAACGTGTCGGATTCTGTAA
- the LOC103313650 gene encoding endothelin-converting enzyme 1-like, producing the protein MNPTNYEDERRLHGCKKNKLATCLAITITTLIFALFFGFFGYFGFPEISTYCNTPECLNASAELSEIIDDSIDPCTDFYSFVCGKLIKNQKTQQNSLKQEYEKIEQTLDALIVGPETPDDSQEIRMQKQYFQACLNTTNIDSNKEITLIRELNSVGGWPFLQNSRWIEKEFDWIKFMIRARKLRLPFEWFLNVGLFFDRGQYQLKLSHPDDCGLNINEDYFTMQRKILEQLRKPGIDAIVEFTQLENFERKLNSICANMTDNDISVRRASNLWLDGIGPISNFLTSVTGLRGWKSNSWVAYNHNYLFELNHLLKLFSKKTQALFILWKIIHFYAPYLSKPIREKYFNYLEIMMQRNISREEFCLEDTKEKFKYVSEIKYLTETVDPETREEGKGFVASLVNEITDRIENDTIRRLHSETYSDLEEVIVGPEEIFDDTFIEEYLQIGQLHFFTDNIILMLNTWSQRIFEKKMSMIGKPFLSLDSIFANDGEYSMTLDELLSVPSVTFYTFFNTDVQKYLEYGSLGTIVGTEIVRLEHYLNGGNQKLETNKNCMIENIKSFNRRFNASIVYEKNFLAWLGQELSYQAYQKYTDEEGAEAPLPDLPYTPNQLFWIKSSLTWCQAALLSPENSFRTFQMLRIKVTESVKHSEFFGKDFNCPTDSPMNPENKCQLL; encoded by the exons ATGAATCCAAC AAACTACGAAGACGAGCGGAGACTTCACGGttgtaagaaaaataaattagctaCCTGTCTAGCCATCACTATTACGACACTTATTTTTGCCctattttttggctttttcgGATATTTCGGCT TTCCAGAAATTAGCACTTATTGTAATACTCCGGAGTGTCTCAACGCCTCGGCAGAACTCTCCGAAATAATCGACGACTCGATCGATCCCTGTACCgatttttacagttttgtgTGCGGAAAACtgatcaaaaatcaaaaaacccaacaaaattctttaaaacaaGAGTATGAAAAAATCGAGCAAACGCTCGACGCTCTGATTGTCGGGCCGGAAACTCCGGACGATTCCCAAGAAATCCGGATGCAAAAACAGTACTTCCAAGCGTGTTTAAACACCACTAACATTGATTCGAATAAGGAAATCACTTTAATCCGAGAACTAAACTCGGTGGGTGGATGGCCGTTCCTCCAGAACAGCCGATGGATTGAAAAAGAGTTCGACTGGATCAAGTTTATGATCAGGGCTAGGAAACTGAGATTACCTTTTGAGTGGTTTCTCAATGTGGGACTTTTTTTCGACAGGGGCCAATATCAGTTGAAG CTGTCACACCCCGACGATTGTGGGCTAAATATCAACGAGGATTATTTCACAATGCAACGAAAAATCCTGGAGCAATTGCGCAAACCAGGCATTGATGCTATAGTTGAATTCACGCAACTGGAAaactttgaaagaaaattaaattcgatTTGTGCGAACATGACCGATAACGATATTTCCGTCCGGAGAGCTTCGAATCTCTGGCTGGATGGTATTGGACCCATCtcgaattttttaacttctgtTACTGGCCTAAGAGGGTGGAAATCAAACTCGTGGGTGGCTTACAACCACAACTATCTCTTCGAATTGAACCATTTATTgaaacttttttccaaaaa AACTCAagctttgtttattttgtggaaaataatTCACTTCTACGCCccttatttatcaaaaccgaTTCGTGAAAAGTATTTCAATTATTTGGAAATCATGATGCAAAGAAATATCAGTCGGGAGGAATTTTGTCTTGAAGACACTAAAGAAAA gtttaaatacgtttctgaaattaaatatCTAACAGAAACGGTTGATCCTGAGACACGAGAAGAAGGCAAAGGGTTTGTGGCGTCGCTTGTTAACGAAATAACCGACAGAATTGAAAATGATACAATTAGAAGGTTGCATTCGGAAACTTACAGTGATTTGGAGGAAGTTATAGTTGGACCAGAAGAAATTTTTGATGATACGTTTATCGAAGAGTATTTACAAATAGGTCAA TTACACTTCTTCACTGATAACATTATTCTAATGTTGAATACGTGGTCCCagagaatttttgaaaagaaaatgaGTATGATTGGAAAACCCTTTTTATCACTAGATTCAATATTTGCAAACGACGGCGAGTATAGTATGACACTGGATGAACTCTTAT CTGTACCATCTGTGacgttttacactttttttaacacCGACGTGCAAAAGTATTTGGAATATGGCAGTTTGGGAACAATTGTTGGTACAGAAATTGTCCGATTAGAACATTACCTGAACGGTGGGAATCAGAAACTTGAAACTAATAAAAACTGCATGAttgaaaatatcaaaagtttcaat AGACGTTTCAATGCATCTATtgtttacgaaaaaaatttcttagcCTGGCTTGGTCAAGAATTATCGTACCAGGCCTACCAGAAATATACAGATGAAGAAGGAGCGGAAGCACCCCTTCCAGATTTGCCCTACACTCCCAACCAGCTTTTCTGGATAAAATCGAGCCTGACGTGGTGCCAGGCCGCCCTCCTTTCGCCCGAAAATTCCTTCAGGACGTTCCAAATGTTGCGAATCAAAGTCACCGAATCGGTGAAACATTCGGAGTTTTTTGGGAAAGATTTCAACTGTCCCACAGACTCGCCCATGAATCCAGAAAACAAGTGCCAATTATTGTAA
- the LOC107398274 gene encoding neprilysin-2-like encodes MGGDVYHVSEKPKSGKKWTRLELFLALVVIGLGIYVFYLRSYGQNDEELTNKCGDISCYKTVTELQKFIEPSVDPCEDFHQFSCGKFLETVHTQEITSRLDQEQTKLENELEAMIVGPILNKNSRPVQIQKMFFQSCLNLEDIEADKNGKFLSLVKEIGGWPLVEGKKWNESNFDWKEVAVKCRKLGLPFGWFLEFGVYEEDRNYLKIACPTHVNRTNSVDKIIVNLMGKKANIKDVIDFERRLLHISRPETPEINLRTISELQKIHPPVDWLDFLNNITEESYEFTEETEIASNIDDYILRLHMLLTSTPKSTQANYIVWKLLEHFAPFIQSGVEKKLDRFEFCKQTTKEMFPDFSPIEYIRKHPTSKARKSVKEIADLVKKEFVVRIQDATWWNETEKQVYLELFQNSGFLIGNRIENFEDDFLDDQYLHVKTMILEENSDVIEILTAKSRSYFNSIFGKINESSFIREESFSEFMKVDIFFDKNLNKMVLPPPALHGLLFDHSRPQFINFASLGDSLAKEYVNTLRILTHNSSDVVFQTSDKCLEADYLSLGGKNEFPSELISDILGRDISYKAYQKWIATHVDESQLPLLPYTPNQLFWIKSSLINCQLIDSTLNHLSIRHSRHFGKDFSCDSSPMNPREKC; translated from the exons ATGGGAGGAGA CGTTTACCATGTAAGCGAGAAACCAAAAAGTGGCAAGAAATGGACGAGACTGGAATTATTTTTGGCTTTAGTGGTCATAGGCTTGggaatttatgttttttatttgaggAGTTACGGTCAAAATGATGaag AATTGACGAACAAGTGTGGAGACATTTCTTGCTATAAAACCGTAACAGAGCTCCAAAAATTTATCGAACCATCGGTCGATCCTTGCGAAGATTTTCATCAGTTTTCGTGTGGCAAGTTTCTAGAAACAGTCCACACACAAGAAATAACTTCTCGATTAGACCAAGaacaaacaaaattagaaaacgaGTTAGAAGCCATGATTGTTGGgcctattttaaataaaaattctcgacctgtgcaaatccaaaaaatgtttttccaaTCTTGCCTCAATTTGGAGGACATTGAAGCGGACAAAAATGGGAAATTCTTGTCTTTGGTCAAAGAGATTGGAGGATGGCCTCTTGTTGAAGGCAAAAAATGGAACGAATCAAATTTTGATTGGAAAGAAGTTGCCGTCAAATGTAGAAAGCTGGGATTGCCGTTTGGGTGGTTTTTGGAGTTTGGCGTTTACGAAGAAGATCGAAATTATCTTAAA ATTGCGTGCCCAACTCATGTAAATCGCACAAACAGTGTGgacaaaattattgtaaacttGATGggtaaaaaagcaaatattaAAGACGTGATCGATTTTGAGCGGCGATTACTGCAT ATCTCACGTCCTGAAACGCCTGAAATAAATCTAAGAACAATTTCAGAACTGCAAAAAATACATCCGCCAGTGGATTGGCTAGACTTCCTCAATAACATAACGGAAGAAAGTTACGAGTTTACGGAAGAAACTGAAATTGCCTCTAATATAGATGATTACATTTTAAGATTGCACATGCTATTAACATCGACTCCAAAGag CACTCAGGCTAACTACATCGTTTGGAAACTTCTAGAACACTTTGCGCCCTTTATACAGAGCGgtgtcgaaaaaaaattagacagGTTCGAGTTTTGTAAGCAAACGACAAAGGAAATGTTCCCTGACTTCTCTCCCATCGAATACATCCGAAAACACCCAACTTCCAAAGCCCGAAAATCAGTTAAAGAAATTGCAGACTTggtaaaaaaagaatttgtgGTTCGGATTCAAGATGCCACGTGGTGGAATGAAACGGAAAAGCAGGTGTATTTGGAACTATTTCAAAACTCTGGCTTTCTCATAGGAAACcggattgaaaattttgaggaTGATTTTCTCGACGATCAGTATTTACACGTCAAAACCATgattttagaagaaaattcGGACGTTATTGAAATCTTAACTGCAAAATCGCGATCGTATTTTAATTccatttttggcaaaataaacGAAAGTAGTTTTATCAGAGAAGAAAGTTTTTCCGAATTTATGAAGGTTGACATAttctttgacaaaaatttgaacaaaatgg TTTTGCCACCTCCTGCACTTCATGGGTTGCTTTTTGACCACTCCCGCCCCCAATTCATCAATTTTGCGAGTCTTGGCGATTCTTTGGCAAAAGAATATGTGAATACACTTCGTATTCTGACTCACAACTCGTCCGATGTGGTGTTCCAAACCAGCGACAAGTGCCTGGAAGCCGACTATTTAAGTTTGGGTGGAAAAAACGAA TTTCCGTCGGAGCTAATTTCTGATATTTTGGGCCGCGATATATCTTacaaagcttatcaaaaatggatCGCGACCCACGTCGACGAATCCCAACTACCACTCTTACCCTACACACCAAACCAGTTGTTTTGGATCAAGTCGAGTTTAATTAACTGCCAACTAATCGATTCGACTTTAAACCATCTCTCGATCAGACATTCGCGTCATTTCGGCAAAGATTTTTCATGCGATAGCAGCCCGATGAATCCTcgagaaaaatgttaa
- the LOC100142378 gene encoding endothelin-converting enzyme homolog has translation MECWTRRSRLEKKSCVTLILVLTVTITLITLILLVTEPQFCVTLSCVESSKIMNKMVDPRKNPCEDFHAYVCGKSQSPRDDSQRVLKEVLSEGDKVNDTASLKLQKQFYHSCNDLKAIDMDNDTTFAHLIAKLGGWPVVSGNNWNESAFDFAEFMVNLRELGFQYDWFLDVSVYSNLGENIILEINVPDNVNKIEEKDEQNYADLMVDVAMAFGAHKSVAKSQIPEVVYLERKLANLVDEIQTENEELAKQKSFHLLTVAEVQQKWQKLNWLEFLNHITQKKLSDTQLVAFYVESYMPKLDKLLKQTTKRTQVNYVIWKLIETFSPYLSKPIRDLMQNYSIKANETETWYQDRSTFCFEESKSFFQYSLEAEFVRRYVTATKRRNVEELIERILTHLEEHFRDSKWLDFETRKAAIYKIQNISYIIGGPEEMYYDKQFDKDFGIGELEFNSSNIIHINMKLFEKGLDLLFNKKYKETNYLKYTFYELVPSREIRFMQRFNLIWVPAGALHGYLYEDTRPNYLNYGTLGTTIAQQLIEAMYFSILRNVSEVTFSNFKNMTHCLPRCGSDSELIDCNESLITIMSNYLAVDIAYLAYKRWEKQNFVEKNLHGLHFSGDQLFWLAYGTSMCHEINPTDTIQSSRIVGPLRNSLYFSKVFKCDQRNKCLIL, from the exons ATGGAATGCTGGACCCGGCGATCGCGTCTGGAGAAAAAAAGTTGTGTGACTCTAATTCTAGTGTTGACGGTTACAATTACGTTAATTACTCTAATTTTACTAGTGACGG AACCCCAGTTTTGCGTGACTTTGTCCTGCGTCGAAAGCTCCAAAATTatgaataaaatggtcgatcCGCGCAAAAATCCGTGTGAGGACTTTCACGCGTACGTTTGCGGAAAGTCTCAATCACCCAGAGATGACAGTCAAAGAGTCCTCAAAGAGGTGCTCTCCGAAGGCGACAAAGTCAATGACACAGCATCCTTGAAGCTGCAAAAGCAATTCTATCACTCTTGCAACGATTTAAAGGCCATAGATATGGATAACGATACGACCTTTGCGCACTTAATTGCTAAATTGGGAGGATGGCCGGTCGTCAGCGGCAATAATTGGAACGAAAGCGCTTTCGATTTTGCCGAATTTATGGTGAATTTGCGCGAATTGGGGTTCCAATACGACTGGTTTTTGGACGTTTCCGTCTACTCGAATCTGGGCGAGAACATCATTCTTGAG ATTAATGTGCCCGACAATGTCAACAAAATCGAAGAAAAGGACGAACAAAACTATGCTGACTTGATGGTAGACGTAGCTATGGCTTTCGGGGCCCACAAAAGTGTGGCAAAATCTCAAATCCCCGAAGTAGTTTATTTGGAGCGTAAATTGGCTAAT CTTGTGGATGAAATTCAAACGGAAAACGAAGAATTAGCGAAACAAAAATCGTTCCATTTGCTGACTGTAGCGGAAGTGCAacaaaaatggcaaaaattgaACTGGTTGGagtttttaaatcacataaCTCAAAAGAAGCTGTCAGATACGCAATTAGTGGCGTTTTATGTGGAGAGTTATATGCCAAAACTTGACAAGTTGTTGAAACAAACCACGAAAAG aacaCAGGTTAATTACGTTATCTGGAAACTAATCGAGACTTTTTCTCCTTATTTATCCAAACCAATCCGCGACTTGATGCAAAACTATTCCATAAAAGCAAACGAAACTGAAACGTGGTACCAAGACCGCAGTACCTTCTGTTTTGAAGAGTCCAagagttt ttttcaGTACAGTCTAGAAGCCGAATTCGTTCGTCGGTATGTTACTGCCACCAAAAGAAGAAACGTCGAAGAGTTAATTGAGAGGATACTAACCCATCTCGAAGAACATTTTCGTGATTCCAAATGGTTAGATTTTGAAACACGAAAAGCGGCgatttacaaaatacaaaacataAGTTACATTATTGGCGGTCCGGAGGAAATGTATTATGACAAACAGTTTGATAAGGATTTCGGGATCGGAGAG CTTGAATTCAATTCGTCGAATATAATCCACATAAACATGAAACTGTTTGAAAAAGGACTCGACTTGCTATTTAATAAGAAATACAAAGAGACGAATTACCTCAAATACACGTTTTACGAACTAGTACCGTCGAGGGAAATTCGATTTATGCAACGATTTAACTTGATTT GGGTACCAGCTGGGGCCCTCCATGGTTACTTGTATGAGGATACCAGACCCAATTACCTCAATTATGGTACTTTAGGCACCACCATAGCCCAGCAATTAATCGAGGCAATGTATTTCTCAATTTTGAGAAATGTGTCTGAAGTTACGTTCTCCAATTTCAAAAACATGACTCATTGTTTGCCTCGATGTGGATCAGATTCCGAGCTG ATAGATTGCAATGAGAGCCTAATAACAATTATGTCGAATTATCTCGCTGTTGACATAGCATACTTGGCTTACAAAAGATGGGAGAAGCAGAATTTCGTCGAGAAAAACCTGCACGGTTTGCATTTTAGCGGCGATCAATTATTCTGGTTGGCTTATGGTACATCGATGTGTCACGAAATAAATCCAACTGACACGATCCAGTCGTCGAGAATCGTTGGACCGCTTCGTAATTCGCTCTATTTTAGTAAAGTTTTCAAATGCGATCAGCGGAATAAGTGCCTGATACTGTAA